The Porphyromonas pogonae genome segment CATTGATGATGAAGTAATGAACAAAAGATAAACATAACTAATACTTATTTATTCACCTAATTCTGATAATTATGATTACGCATACCGTAATGTTTAAACTCGATGGATTTAAATCTTTAGAAGAAAAGAACGAGCATCTCAATCGCATCAAAGAAGCTTTTGAGACATTGCCCGATGAAATAGAGCAACTGATTGATCTCAAAGTCGCTATTAATATTAATCCGGAAGAAAAGGATTTTGACTTTTTGCTCAAAGCGCACGTGCCGCATGTAGATGATTTAGCTCTCTATGCTGAGCATCCTGCGCATGTTTCTTTTGTCAAGGGACTTATCGCTCCTTACAAGGTAGCCAGAGCATGTGTAGATTATATCAGTGAATTGTAGCTCTACAACCTACTTCACCCTTACTCATAAGCTATGATAAAATCCTTGTGATTTTATAAATAAATAGTTTGTTCCAATTCCTTTTTTATATCATTTATCCAAACGATAGCTTATTAGTTACCCCTAAGGCTGAATTCTGTGCATAGATCTATGGTCTAATGCAGAGAGTTCGGCCTTTTTCTTTATAAAAAATGTATCTTTGTGGCGATCTTGGCTAATAAAACCAAGCTGAAAACAAACTCTTTTAAGAACCTCTATTGGAATGTTTAAAAAAGTACTCTTTCTAATCCAAATCCTTAATTTGTTTTTTTTTGCGGCTAATGCCCAAAAAATGACCTTGCCGATACCATCTCCCTCACAATTACGTTGGGCGCAAGCAGAGATGGGAGTCGTTTTTCACTATGATTTGCATGTTTTCGATAACAAACGCTACAACCAAACCGAAAATCGTATCAATCCCATCGAAGACTACAACATCTTTAATCCTCAAAAGTTAAATACTGATCAGTGGATTCTTGCTGCCAAGGCTGCAGGAGCACGCTTTGCTCTCCTTACAGCCACTCATGAAACAGGCTTTGCTCTCTATCAGAGCGATGTCAATCCCTATTGTATGAAAGCTCTCAAGTGGGCCGACGGCAAAGGGGATATCGTACGTGACTTTATAAACTCGTGCCGTAAATACGGTATCATGCCGGGTATATACATCGGTATTCGGTGGAACTCCATGCTCGGTGTGCACAATTTCAAAGTCGAAGGGGATGATAAGTTTGCCGCCCAAAGACAATCATGGTACAAGCGCCTTTGTGAGCGCATGACACAGGAGTTGTGCACACGTTATGGTGAGTTGTTTATGATCTGGTTCGATGGCGGAGCAGATGATCCTGCGGGTGATGGCCCCGATGTAGAGCCTATTGTCAAGAAATATCAGCCTAATTGCTTGTTCTATCACAATAGCCGGCGGGCTGATGTACGCTGGAGCGGCTCTGAGTCCGGTACGGTAGGATATCCTTGCTACAGTACTTTCCCTACACCTTATTCTCATAATAAAGATATTGATACATTGGCCAATTACCAAAACCTGCTCAGGCAGGGAGATCCTCATGGCAAGTATTGGGTTCCCGCTATGGCAGATGCTCCGCTACGCGGGGCCAATGGCCGTCACGAATGGTTCTGGGAGCCGGGTGACGAAAATGCCGTAGAGCCTCTGGACAGATTGGTCGATATGTATTATAAGTCTGTAGGGCGCAATGCCACCCTCATTTTGGGACTTACACCTAATCCTGACGGGCTTATTCCTGAGGGTGATGTAATGAGGCTGAAAGAGTTTGGTTCTCGCATACATGATATGGTAGGGCGTACTCCTCTGTACATCGCAGACTTGGAAAAGCCTGCAATAGAAATCAATATGAAGTCATTCCAGCCTGTCAATCAAATTGTGATACAAGAAGATATTGCCAATGGAGAGCGTGTGAGAGCTTACCGTATTATGGGGCTTACCGAAAAAGGTTGGGAGAAAATCTGTAGTGGCGATAATATCGGACACAAACGTATCGATGTCTTTCCGCGCATAAAAGTAAAACGTATCAGACTATGTATCGATAAGGCTATCGGTAAAGCGGAAATTCTTAACTTCAGTGTCTATAATTCTAAGTTTTAAGGTATGAAAAAGGAGAGTGTTGTTATTGCCGTTGCTTTATTGCCATTTGGTGCATCGTCATCAGTAGCTCAAAATAAAGTCCCCAAAGATAACCGACCCAATATTATTTTGTTCTTGGTCGATGACATGGGGTGGCAGGATACTTCTCTCCCCTTTTGGACCCGTAGCACGGATCTCAACAAGCGTTATCACACACCCGCTATGGAGCGTTTGGCTTCCCGGGGGATGATGTTTACTCAGGCATATGCTTCCAGCATAAGCTCCCCGTCACGTGTCAGTCTGCTTACTGGGATGAATGCTGCACGGCATCGTGTTACCAATTGGACTTTAGAGAAAGACAAGCCTACCGATAGGCATAGCGATGTCCTCAGATTTCCCGAGTGGAACTACAACGGCATATGTCAGGTCTCCGGTATTAGTCATACATATGATGTGACTTCCCTCTCGCAGTTGCTCAAGGATAGCGGATATCATACCATCCACTGTGGCAAGGCTCACTGGGGAGCTATCAATACTCCTGGTGAAAATCCTCATCATTTCGGATTTGAAGTCAATATTGCAGGACATGCAGCCGGTGGACTGGCGAGTTATTTGGGAGAGGACAATTTCGGCAATCGTACAGATGGTAAACTATCTCCGCTGAATGCTGTGCCGGGGCTAAAAGATTACTGGGGCAAAAACGTATTTGTCACAGAGGCTCTTACCATCGAAGCCAAGAAAGCTCTAGACAAAGCTAAGGTTTTGGGACAGCCCTTTTTCCTTTACATGGCTCACTATGCAGTGCATGTGCCGTTTGACAAGGATATGCGTTTTTATGACAAATATCGCAAGCAGGGGCTTTCTGAGCATGAAGCTGCATATGCTGCTCTGGTAGAAGGAATGGATAAAAGCTTGGGCGATTTACTCGATTGGCTGGATCAGAACATGATGGCAGATAATACTGTGGTTATATTCATGTCCGACAATGGGGGGCTATCCTCCGAGTCTGAGTGGCGCGATAATCCCCTCCATACCCAGAACCATCCGCTCAATAGTGGTAAAGGCTCTGCCTATGAGGGAGGTGTGCGCGAGCCTATGATAGTGAAGTGGCCGGGGCATGTAAGACCTGCTACTCGGTGCAGTACGTATCTACTTATCGAGGACTTTTTCCCCACAATTTTGGATATTGCTCAGGTAAAAGACAGGAAAACCAAACAGAAGATTGATGGTGTAAGTTTTATGCCCAGGCTTATGGGGAAAGCTCCTTTCAATGCCGATTTACAGCGAAGCTTAGTCTGGAATTGCCCCAATCTATGGGGCAATGACGGCCCGGGTATAGGCCCCACATGTACAATAAGGAAAGGCAATTGGAAGTTAATTTACTATTATGACACGGGTAAGAAGGAGCTATTCGACATCCCCGCTGATATAGGAGAGAAGAAGGATCTCTCACTACAAAATCCGTCGATTGTAAAACGTTTGTCTGAAGAGCTGAGCAGTTATCTTCGTCGGGTAGGGGCACAACGCCCTTCGTTCAAGGCGATCAATAAACCATGCCCATGGCCGGATGAAGTCTGATCTCACGATACAATTATTGCACCCTACGCTTCTTGGTTTCGCAGGGTATAACTATGAATAAAGATTATAACTGATGAATACTACATTTTGGATGCGTGTAAAACGTTTGTGCAGCACCAAGGCGGGATACCTACTGGGCGTGTTCCTGATCTTCATGCTTTTTTTCTGCTTACAGCATGTTATTTTTATTTCATATTATCACTCCTATTGGCATGGAGCTTCGGCGGCAGAGTTGTTTTCTGTCTTTATTTATGGGCGAAAACTCGACTATGTCATAGCGGCCTATCTTTTGGCTATTCCTTTTGTCGGTGTGCTGATGCTGTATTTTGTACCTGCACGTTATGTGCAGACCTTTCTCAAATATTATTATTGCCTTATCAGTGCCGTACTGGCTCTCATCTTTACTGTGGATCTGGGGTTGTACGGCTATTGGAATTTCAGACTCGATACTACACCGCTCTTCTATCTGCGACAGCCCAAGGAGGCGCTCGGCAGTGCTACGCTTCCGATGATCTTGGGGGCAATTGTTGCTTTTGCGCTATTTACCTACGCCCTAGCCAAGGCACTCGTGGTTTGGAATAAGCGATTTATCCCTGAGGGCAGAGTCCATGGCCACGGCTGGCGCGCTCTCAAGTATTCACCTGCGTATTTATTGCTTGGGGGAGTAATTTTTGTGATGATGCGTGGCGGGGTATCCGTGGCTACGGCCAATGTGGGGATGGTCTATCACTGTAATAATCAGTTTATCAATCACGCTTCCATCAATCCTGTATTTAGTCTGATGTACTCGCTGAACCAGCAAAGTGATATTGCCAAGAATTACCAGTATTTCAAGGACGAAGAGCGTGCCGCCATATATCGAGAGCTTGTGGATCAAGCACGTGCCGACACGGATCCCCACCTCACGGAGCATGTACTCAGCACCGACAGACCCAATATTATATTGGTGATCATGGAGAGTTTTTCGGGTAATGCGGTTGGCTGTTTACATGGCCCCGACTCCATAACACCCCATCTCGATAAGTTGGCTGGGGAGTCATTGCTATTCTCGCAAAGTGTAGCCAACAGCTTCCGTACCGATCGCGGTGTGGTATCCATACTTAGTGGCTATCCTGCCCAACCTACGACCTCTATCATGAAGTATCCCGACAAATGTGCCACATTACCTTCTATTGCCGGGACATTGTCGCATTATGGTTATGATACCCATATGCTTTATGGGGGAGACATCAACTTTACCAATACCCGTGGATACCTCGCTGCCACCGGCTATAAGCACATTACCGACTATGCTTCATTTGGAGCCAAATACAAGCTGTCGAAATGGGGAGTACCTGATGAGGTGACCTTCGACTATCTTGCTAAAGAGTACAAACAGCTTTGTCAGGCTAAAGCTCCGGTGTTTTATACATTTCTTACCCTGTCGAGCCATGAACCTTTTGAGGTTCCCATACAACGATCTGCCCATCCTTTTCTCAACTCCGTGGCTTATACTGATAGCTGCGTGGGGCAGTTTATCCAAACGCTGAAGCAGGATACCGCTTGCTGGGACAATACGCTTGTTATCTTTGTAGCGGATCACGGATTCCCCTATCCTGAAAATGAAGCAACGCCGGACAATCCGTCGAAGTACCGCATCTTGCATCTTTGGGCAGGAGGTGCACTCAACAGGAAAGAGCGCAATGAAGTCCTGTGCAACCAAACGGATATTGCCGCCACACTACTGGCACAGATGAATATCAGCCATGCTGATTTCGGCTTTTCCCGAAATGTACTCTCGTCACAGGTAAAACCATTTGCATTCTTTTCCTCTCCCAACCTCTTTGG includes the following:
- a CDS encoding Dabb family protein, with the translated sequence MITHTVMFKLDGFKSLEEKNEHLNRIKEAFETLPDEIEQLIDLKVAININPEEKDFDFLLKAHVPHVDDLALYAEHPAHVSFVKGLIAPYKVARACVDYISEL
- a CDS encoding alpha-L-fucosidase, with amino-acid sequence MFKKVLFLIQILNLFFFAANAQKMTLPIPSPSQLRWAQAEMGVVFHYDLHVFDNKRYNQTENRINPIEDYNIFNPQKLNTDQWILAAKAAGARFALLTATHETGFALYQSDVNPYCMKALKWADGKGDIVRDFINSCRKYGIMPGIYIGIRWNSMLGVHNFKVEGDDKFAAQRQSWYKRLCERMTQELCTRYGELFMIWFDGGADDPAGDGPDVEPIVKKYQPNCLFYHNSRRADVRWSGSESGTVGYPCYSTFPTPYSHNKDIDTLANYQNLLRQGDPHGKYWVPAMADAPLRGANGRHEWFWEPGDENAVEPLDRLVDMYYKSVGRNATLILGLTPNPDGLIPEGDVMRLKEFGSRIHDMVGRTPLYIADLEKPAIEINMKSFQPVNQIVIQEDIANGERVRAYRIMGLTEKGWEKICSGDNIGHKRIDVFPRIKVKRIRLCIDKAIGKAEILNFSVYNSKF
- a CDS encoding sulfatase, which encodes MKKESVVIAVALLPFGASSSVAQNKVPKDNRPNIILFLVDDMGWQDTSLPFWTRSTDLNKRYHTPAMERLASRGMMFTQAYASSISSPSRVSLLTGMNAARHRVTNWTLEKDKPTDRHSDVLRFPEWNYNGICQVSGISHTYDVTSLSQLLKDSGYHTIHCGKAHWGAINTPGENPHHFGFEVNIAGHAAGGLASYLGEDNFGNRTDGKLSPLNAVPGLKDYWGKNVFVTEALTIEAKKALDKAKVLGQPFFLYMAHYAVHVPFDKDMRFYDKYRKQGLSEHEAAYAALVEGMDKSLGDLLDWLDQNMMADNTVVIFMSDNGGLSSESEWRDNPLHTQNHPLNSGKGSAYEGGVREPMIVKWPGHVRPATRCSTYLLIEDFFPTILDIAQVKDRKTKQKIDGVSFMPRLMGKAPFNADLQRSLVWNCPNLWGNDGPGIGPTCTIRKGNWKLIYYYDTGKKELFDIPADIGEKKDLSLQNPSIVKRLSEELSSYLRRVGAQRPSFKAINKPCPWPDEV
- a CDS encoding LTA synthase family protein, which produces MNTTFWMRVKRLCSTKAGYLLGVFLIFMLFFCLQHVIFISYYHSYWHGASAAELFSVFIYGRKLDYVIAAYLLAIPFVGVLMLYFVPARYVQTFLKYYYCLISAVLALIFTVDLGLYGYWNFRLDTTPLFYLRQPKEALGSATLPMILGAIVAFALFTYALAKALVVWNKRFIPEGRVHGHGWRALKYSPAYLLLGGVIFVMMRGGVSVATANVGMVYHCNNQFINHASINPVFSLMYSLNQQSDIAKNYQYFKDEERAAIYRELVDQARADTDPHLTEHVLSTDRPNIILVIMESFSGNAVGCLHGPDSITPHLDKLAGESLLFSQSVANSFRTDRGVVSILSGYPAQPTTSIMKYPDKCATLPSIAGTLSHYGYDTHMLYGGDINFTNTRGYLAATGYKHITDYASFGAKYKLSKWGVPDEVTFDYLAKEYKQLCQAKAPVFYTFLTLSSHEPFEVPIQRSAHPFLNSVAYTDSCVGQFIQTLKQDTACWDNTLVIFVADHGFPYPENEATPDNPSKYRILHLWAGGALNRKERNEVLCNQTDIAATLLAQMNISHADFGFSRNVLSSQVKPFAFFSSPNLFGFTDSTGVTTWDCDSRTMMYNKGEGADLRIRKGKAYLQTLMEDMQKR